The DNA region GCAAAGCCGCTGACGCAGTACATCAAAAACCCCACTTCCCACAGATTTGGCTACCTAACTTTTTGCCGCTACAGCTTTACCTCATCAGCTTTAATTAGCGCTGGATTAAAAGCAGCGTATAGTTTTCGTCGGCTGCTTTTTTTGGCGTAAAGGCTATACATCTGCGATCGCAATTGCGGATAAGGCGCCCCCTCCTTTAAGATTTGACGGCAGTGCTGCGGAGTCGCGATCGCGATTTTCGAGTTTAGAGTTGCCTATTTAGAGTTTCTCGCCAGGATGCTTTTCGATTAGGGTTGACGGTTCTAACACAATCTATGAGGAGATTCAGCTTTTTGAGACTAACTTCCACAATGCGATCGCCTTTTCCATCGGTGATATGACTAATACGAGGTTGGGTGAGGATCAATTACGTCTACTTTACTACTAATGCGTAATAGTAATCAGCTGCTGACAAATTCCCGCTTGGTAATTACAAATTACAGACCCGAAGTAGGTATATTAAATTATGTCTACCTGATTTTTTGATTTTTATGTCACAAATTTTACCAAGTTACCACGAGCTAGAGATCCCAACTCCAGTCACTAACAGCAGTTCTCTAGAACAACTGCCCAAAAATCCTTCGGTAGTATGAGGCTAAATTATCTCTTAGGGGTAAAGAATGTTACGTGATAGGTAATGGATTTACAAAAATTAATTTTTCTTTTGGTAATTTCGACAGTGGACTATGAACTATAAACTCTTAGCTTACAGGCTGTAGATTTTGTCTTCGCTCAAAGTTCTGGGCTTTGCCCAAAATTTCAAATCAAGGTGTGTCTAGTCTGAATAAGACTTAATTTTGATAAGCATTTTAGTTAACCTACAAATTCCATGAATTCTTCTTTTCTGAATCAATCTTCTAAAACAGCCCACATTCTCGTTGTGGATGATTCTTCCGATAACTTGTTTTTAGTACAAACTATTTTGGAAGAAGAAGGATACGATATTACTCTGGCGGAAGATGGGCGTTCGGCACTGGCAAAAATTGAACAATCACCGCCAGACTTAGTTTTATTAGATGTGATGATGCCGGGGATGGATGGCTATGAAGTCACGCGCCGAATTCGCCAAAAGGCCGAGTTGCAGTTTATACCGATATTGCTGATTACAGCCTACGATCAGCCCAGCGTGGTAGAGGGATTAGATATTGGTGCGGATGATTTTATTCGCAAGCCAGTGGAAGTAGATGAGTTGTTGGCTAGGGTGCGATCGCTCCTGCGTCTAAAGTACGCTATTGACGAACGCGAACAGATTGCCCGCCAGCGAGAAGATTTTGTTTCGTGGATGACTCATGACTTGCGGACGCCGATAGTAGCAGCTGAACGAATGCTAGCTCTGTTTAAACAGGGAGCTTTGGGACAACTGTCCGCACCAATGCAAGAAGCGATCGTGACGATGGATCGCAGCAACCGAAACTTGCTAGCAATGGTGAATACATTGCTGGAAGTATATCGCTATGAAGCGGGTCGTAAAAACCTATTATTTTCCCCCGTTGATTTGCGACGGCTGATTCAGGAAGTTGTCGAAGAACTAGCTCCTTTAGCAAACGAAAAAAACCTGGCGCTTCAAGCGCATTTCGAGGAGAAAGTTGACGGTAAAGTAGTGGGCGATCGCTTGGAACTCCATCGCGTTCTCACCAACTTAATTGGCAATGCTATCAAGTTTACAGATAAAGGCTCGGTTGATATCCGCCTGGGGGGTGCCAACAATCCTTCCGGGGTAACAATTGAAGTACAAGACACTGGCCCTGGTATCGCCCCAGAAGACCAAGCCATGCTATTTGAAAGATTTCGCCCCGGCACTCACAAGCGTTCGGGTAGTGGTTTGGGACTGCATCTATCTCGCAGGATTTTAGAAGCCCATCAAGGCAGTATTGACATTAAGTCAGAAGTGGGTAAGGGTACTTTGTTTACGGTTCGCCTCCCTGCCCATAAATAGGGTTTTGAGTTCTGAGTTAATAAACTGCGAACAAGGCAAAACTTTAAAAGGAGATAAGAGGGTGCTAGCGCAATTTGCAGTTGGTGACATACTAGGTAAGCAACGTCGGTTTTTTGAAACTGGAAAAACCAAAGATGTCTCTTTTCGGTTGGAACAGTTGCGGCTTCTAAAGCAAGCGATCGCCGACAATGAAGCAGCGATTCTTCAAAGTTTACAAGCGGACTTGAATAAACCAGATGTTGAGGCTTATCTAGGTGAGATTGGATTTTGCTTATCAGAAATTAGTTATGCGCTGAAACATCTGCGATCGTGGACAAAGCCGAGGAAAATCTCGCTACCCGCAATTCAGTTGCCTGGTAGCGCAGCGCTTTATTATGAGCCTTTGGGCGTTGTGCTGGTCATGGGTGCTTGGAACTATCCGTTTCAACTGGCAATTGCTCCTGTAATCGGCGCGATCGCTGCTGGAAATTGCGCGATTGTAAAACCTTCAGAACTTGCGCCAAATACATCTCGTCTAGTCGCCGATATTATCAAAAAATACTTTAACCCCGATTTTGTTACCGTAGTTGAAGGCGGTGTGGAAACCAGCAAACGCCTTCTAGAACAAAAATTCGATTATATCTTTTTTACGGGGGGTACTGAAATTGGAAAAATTGTAATGGCGGCGGCGGCAAAACATCTGACCCCGGTAACGCTGGAATTGGGAGGTAAAACACCTTGTATCGTTGATGCCGATACTCATTTGGAATATACAGCTAGAAGAATAGCTTGGGGTAAATTTATGAACGCAGGTCAAACTTGCGTAGCCCCAGATTATTTGTTAGTAAATAAAATAATAAAGCAGGATTTATTAGAAGAAATCAAAAAATCCATTCGCGAATTCTATGGAGACGATCCGGCGCACAGCCAAGACTATTGCAGGATTATTAATCAAACTCACTTTAACCGACTTAGCGAACTGCTCAAAAGCGGTGAAATTGTTATTGGTGGAGATACGAATCCTGCTGATAGATACATTGCCCCAACTGTAATTGATGGGGTTGATAGGGAAGCAGCTGTGATGAAAGATGAAATTTTTGGGCCGATACTTCCAGTAATTGAATATACAGATTTATCAGAAGCGATCGCTCTGGTCAATTCAAAACCTAAACCGCTAGCTCTCTATTTCTTCTCGCGGGATAAACAAAAACAAGAGAAAGTTTTGCGGGAAACATCATCTGGTGGTGCTTGTATCAACGACACTGTTATGCAGTTTGCTGTAACCGATTTACCCTTTGGTGGCGTTGGTGCCAGCGGCATAGGTAGTTATCATGGCAAGGCGAGTTTTGAGACGTTCTCCCATCAAAGAAGCGTTCTCAATAAATCTTTTTTAGTAGATTTCAAGTTGAGATATGCCCCATATCAAGGCAAGCTGGGGTTCCTCAAGCGACTGATTAAGTAATCCAGGCGATTACTAGATGCTTTGGTAGCAGCGCCTCTATATATAGCGCTTTTACTGGGCATCCATACCCTCGTCCATATTCATACCTTGATTCCGCAAGGCCAGATTTCCACTTCTACCCCTAGAAGAAATCGAATTTGAACTAAGTTAAAATTTAAAAATTTTAAGCGCCGTCTGGGGTTAAGTGCGGTACGGCTCTAGCTGTGCTTCCAGAGGCTTGGCAAACTCTATTGTTGTGCGCTAGTAAAGGTTGCTCCTTACGGTAGGTGATCCTTAGCGATCGCCCTAAATACGCCTTCCTTGCGCCTTAGACCGCAGGGTCAATGAAAACTTCTATCAGAGAATTTAGTATGAGGATTACATTAAAACATTTATAAGGATTAGTAAGCACGCAGAATAAAACCTTACCCGGGCTGCTGCATGCATATTAACTTTTGCCTTATAAGGCTTTCAATGCGTAGCTTATGTGATCCATCTCACCCTAAAACCCATGTTAGCATCACTTGTGCAAAAAGCAAACATCACCGCCATCAACTCCCAAAAATTCAATAATAATTCTGGAGCGTATGTTAGAGGTTCAATGACAGTGGTTCGTGAAATTGTTCTAAAAGCACTCAAAACTGGCTATCTGACCATTGAAGCCGAAGAGGAACTACGGCAGCAATTTAGCAAACAACATAGCTTGGCAGATATAGACGCATTGGCACGCTTGCAGCGAGCCACAATAAATGGCTTTGTTAAGCAAGAGTCGCGTCAACTCAATCTAGGGTAATGTAAAAGACTGACATAGTAATTTAGCTTTAGGACTGAAAATCAAGAAGCTTGAAGCATCATATGGCAAGCCGCTTCCCTTGCTGGGTTAGGTCTGCATATAGGTAGCCTTTTGCCTTCTACAATCTTTATCCTTTAGCTCTTGTGATCCATGTCACCCTAAAACATATGTTAGCATCACTTTTACCAAAAGCAAACATCACCGCTACAAAATGCGAAAAACTGAATAATAATTCTGGAGCGCAAGTTAG from Microcoleus sp. FACHB-831 includes:
- a CDS encoding hybrid sensor histidine kinase/response regulator yields the protein MNSSFLNQSSKTAHILVVDDSSDNLFLVQTILEEEGYDITLAEDGRSALAKIEQSPPDLVLLDVMMPGMDGYEVTRRIRQKAELQFIPILLITAYDQPSVVEGLDIGADDFIRKPVEVDELLARVRSLLRLKYAIDEREQIARQREDFVSWMTHDLRTPIVAAERMLALFKQGALGQLSAPMQEAIVTMDRSNRNLLAMVNTLLEVYRYEAGRKNLLFSPVDLRRLIQEVVEELAPLANEKNLALQAHFEEKVDGKVVGDRLELHRVLTNLIGNAIKFTDKGSVDIRLGGANNPSGVTIEVQDTGPGIAPEDQAMLFERFRPGTHKRSGSGLGLHLSRRILEAHQGSIDIKSEVGKGTLFTVRLPAHK
- a CDS encoding aldehyde dehydrogenase family protein; this translates as MLAQFAVGDILGKQRRFFETGKTKDVSFRLEQLRLLKQAIADNEAAILQSLQADLNKPDVEAYLGEIGFCLSEISYALKHLRSWTKPRKISLPAIQLPGSAALYYEPLGVVLVMGAWNYPFQLAIAPVIGAIAAGNCAIVKPSELAPNTSRLVADIIKKYFNPDFVTVVEGGVETSKRLLEQKFDYIFFTGGTEIGKIVMAAAAKHLTPVTLELGGKTPCIVDADTHLEYTARRIAWGKFMNAGQTCVAPDYLLVNKIIKQDLLEEIKKSIREFYGDDPAHSQDYCRIINQTHFNRLSELLKSGEIVIGGDTNPADRYIAPTVIDGVDREAAVMKDEIFGPILPVIEYTDLSEAIALVNSKPKPLALYFFSRDKQKQEKVLRETSSGGACINDTVMQFAVTDLPFGGVGASGIGSYHGKASFETFSHQRSVLNKSFLVDFKLRYAPYQGKLGFLKRLIK